The DNA window GGATGTCTAACACAGAGTCTTCCACCAAATGAACCGCTCCCGGGCCGATTGTGGCTGCCAGCATGTACGTTCAACCGGGAGCCGGAATGCACCAGTTTGCGGTCAGTTACGCATTATGGACTGAGTTTTATATTGCGCTTTCACAtcgcacaaacacacatcaaAGTGAAGCTGTTCTCTGCAGTGCGGGCGATTTCGTTCCTGACATTTCACTGCCTTTCTATCCATTTCAGATATTATGTACTGTCTCTTAACACTCTTGGGTCATTCACAGGGCTGCCGCTTTCACACTCtcacgcaggaaatcttacagcaaatctatattattccattataaccCTAAAATTAGCGACGTccaaagcgttggggtagtttgcaaaccctacagactattttcaAGGTGatgaaactgttacatacatgtgtgtatgtgtgtgcagccttcagctgaaaatctcactccactCCATGTATAAATTCCCCTGGCTGATGCTGTATCACATGATCTCGCTGTCGGTGGTCATGTGATCCCATGGTACCAAAGCAGTATGAAAGTTTCCAGTGATCTTCCTTTTACCACCATAAACTACACTCCTCTTTTAAGATCCTTTAATATTAAATCAATACTGCAGGAggctatatacagtatacacttAGAGAATGGTAGAATGGTATATTATTTATAGACAGAGGTACAGTAGCCACCCCAGACTGGGGAATGTCAGGTGTAAACAGCACCTGAATGAACCTGGTTATCTCCCACTGGGGTATTATAACCAGCAAGAGACAGGATACCAGAACCAGCTGATATGACAGGACACGGTTAACTGACCACAACcagatggataataataataaagcagttTTCTACCTGTCTGTGACTCCGTGGCGTGTAAACTCTGGTAGGCCTGCATTGGCTGTGACCATCTCCTATAAGAGTCATTACACGGAGCCTTTGTTAAAACTGCTTCACTTTAGTATCTCATTTACAGCTCTCGTCCTGCTCCACTGCCTTCTATATTAATTTGAAAATTAACGACGGTTCTTTGCTGTAAGGCGAAGCTGTAAAATCCCGGACTAATTAAGCTGTAATGGTACCGAAGACATGGCTGTGAGAtgattttaattactttttaaaattaaaagtagaatactgtgtgcataGAAATTGTCTCTTAACTATATTTATATGACTATAAACATCTGCAAATCTGGCAAGAGCATATGAAATAGACCACGTTCAATATACGACATGTGAAATGCTGGACCGGTCTGCTGATGGGAGTTGGAGTTCAGGGTCAGGTGGCACAATGTGGGTTTGAGCTTGGCTTGGACTCCATTACCCATAACCGCCTTAAGAGCAGGCCCATGCTGAACATCCCTCCCAGGTGTTAAGTAAGAAAAACGTGGCCACGTCGTTGCTCGCGCTTTGATGTTATATTATTTAAGGGCCTATAAGAGCAGCCTGAGGGACAAACTTCATAGTAGGGCTTCTTCTCCAACCCCGTGTATAACACACAGCGAGTGACAGGAAATATGCAACTCCAGCTGTTACATTAACCAAGATAATGGCATATTCTAGGATCTTCCCCTGTAACTGCCTGTGTGAGGTGTGAGCTGATTGTGACGCCCTTTCAGCAACGTTAAACGTGACATCTGTCACCTGGGCATGTCTACGGCGCATGGTAGAGACGGTAATCACTGACTGAGACTGAGAAACAGATACGGCAGCACgcggaaaaaaaagaaaaaaacatatggCGACGAGAGCTTTGCTGCATGCTGTCTGATCTGCGGCAAACGGGCGCGGAAAACGTTTGGATGGCACCTCCACGGGTCGTTTGTGCCTTCGTTAGTGGTGAGATGCTTTGGGAGTTCAATTAATTGCCTCTTTCATAGAGAAATTAACATTCAGAGAGTGTTCTTAATTTATCTATTATGAaatgcgatttggacataaataaatatgtagtgtgtgtgtatataatacatatatgtgtgtgtgtgtgtgtgggacaaaacacacacacacaaagacacacacacacacacatatatatttaattatttagcatACTGTCATTAACTACAAttgaaaaaaaactacaggcaaTTTATTGGACAGGACATAAATATGTGCAATGTAAACAGAGTAATTATACCAGCGAGTTCATATGGGTTCATATGGGTATAACGAAAAACAGCCCAATCTGAAAATAGCTCAGCCCTGTCCAGCTTGCCCACTGAACTGTGTCTCCCCTGTAGACCCCGAGGATTAGCTTTGGTAATGGATGGACCCTAAAATCACAGTCAGATTGATCCTGTAGAGAAATATTACCCCAGCCGCCTGAGAACAGGAAGCACATAGATCAACAGCAGCGGCAGTAAACATGCTTTTATGGGCTGTGATATAGAGCAGGACCTGTAGAGGGCACCGCTTAATGACTTTATCATTTTACACACTGTGTTAACCCTTTGCTGCATTCACTGCATATGTTAACTCACTGCATGTCTAAAGCAATCGTTCCATTCACTGCATGCATTCACTCTATGCATGTGGGGACCTGGCAGTGGGGAAAACATCTATTCATACAACTGTAGATGAGTTTAACAGACTTTATTAGTTGGGTCCTCAGTatcatctattttttttttgttttttaaggaTTATTTTGACCCTAACAGATTCTAGCCCTTTTAAAGGATTTGCACTGCCACCTGCTGAACAAATTTGAAACAACGAGGAAAACAAAGGAGGTTCTCTGGGGGCAGTGTTACcatcagaggtggacatttcaggtccagaaactaaaaatccagaccaagattttgtttcaaccagccagctgagcactcagtgactgtgactttttatgcccaactgattggttgaaacaaaatcctggcttggatttttactttctgggtctgaaatgtccacctctggttaCCATGAACATTTGACTTCTTGACCGACCTTGAGAGGGTGGACCACCACGACACCCTGATGAGTGACACAAAAGCAGCGGCCGCACGTGTGCCATCTTACGTTCGGCTCCGAATGTGCAGTGTGAAACGAGTCACGTGTACAGGACCCTGACCCGGGTTGCGTTTGTTCTATCAGCTGTCATGTCTATTTCGAGGCGGCCTGCACGCGCCGAATGTCTGCATGCCTCACAAAGGGACAGACGTAAAAGTCTCAGAGTGCCGCAGGACCAACATCAGTAAGTAGCTACAATGAGCGATTTTTATACAGGGAAAATATATACaagatatataaataaaaaaaaagaaagtcaccagccTCTAACATGGATAACAGGGTAGCAAAAATTGACCTGGGGGCTGACGTTATGAAAGTTACTGGAACGTCATTCTAACTTAATGTTTTATTTCCTATTTGTGACAGTTGTTGCCTTGTAATTGTTTAGACTGCCCTTGGCGATTGAACAAAAAGGCTTAGTGTTGCTTATTAGCAGtttgtgcttttattttcaaattaacaTGCAGAGCTGAATGCCGCGTTAAGGGTTATTGTTCCATTAGCAGAGGGACGGTGCTGCTGGCTGTCAGTCAGTAACGATAACGGCAGAATCTCCAGTGTCGGGGCACCAGTCAGGCAGGCGGGAAGTGCACTGCGTTTATTTCAGCCGAGTCTGCTGGTCCTCGTGCCTCTTCACCGAAGGAAATCTCTGCCAGGAAATTTGTAGTGCTTTTGTTGCAGTGCTTTTCTTAAAAGTATTAACATTCTTGTTTAGGATCTGAAGACCCACAGAATCTGAACGGACAAATGGTAAGAGTCTGGTTTGTGACATGGAAACATCGTCCAATGAAAAACACGTAACTGCATTATTCCAGGAGGGTGAAAAGACACATTTTCTCCAAAActgtttaacaaaataaacctaaaacaaTGTAATCAGACATCTGTAGTACCACAAATATAAACCTATCTTGACACAGCTGTCAGAGAATGGTTTAATATTTTAAGTGCATCTACTTGGACTGTTGTCAGTAAGATAATAAGTGACTACAACTAATCTCACTCTATTCCATCTATAGTAAAAAAGTCACAATCGTCAAAATGTGGACTTACGTGGTTTTCATCGGGCAGCAATGAAATACTGTAATTGTTCCTAAAGATTTAGCACATCTACTCTGGTTGTTGCAGTTGGTCAATAACTACTCTGCTATGCATGTTTGTCCAATGCAGCACTGTCACATTGCAGTTAACCGCTGTAACCGAGGTTAACCACATCGCTTAAGAGTATAATAGCAGCATCCTTCCCAGGATTTGAGCCCAGAGTGATTCTGTGGTTCAGATCTTTAATTTGACACCGGGCTGCAGGTGCTACCTTCAGTTTACAGTAGTGTTTCCCattccggtccttggggacccacagggGGACCCTGTCAGACAGTTcacaattttgctccctcccagctccctgtcagacagtccacaattttgctccctcccagctccctgtcagacagttcgcatttttgttccctcccagctccctgtcagacagttcacatttttgctccctcccagctccctgtcagacagttcacatttttgctccctcccagctacctGTTAGATAGTCCACTTTTTTCCCTCCGGGACCAGGGAGGTTTACTGTAATTCCTGACTTCTCTCCGAGGGCCAGAATAAGGAGCCCACGGCTGGCCAACATGAGCACTGCCGGGCGTGCTTCAGGGTGCAGTGCCGGGTCCcaccggcgccccctgtctCCTGTGCCACCATCAGCTGCCAACTGCTCTGTGGCGCCATCTTCCACCGCTGCAAGGAGGAGGAGCACCGGATGCTGTGCCCCCGCGAGACAGTGCCCTGCCTGAACGCCGACTATGGCTGCCCCTTCACCCTGCCTCGCTGCCGGCTCGCCCGCCACCTCCAGGCTTGTCCGGCAAGTCTGGTGACCTGCTCGCTGGACTGGAACCGCTGGCCTGCCACCGAAGCGGATGCCGCATTCTGCCGGAGCGTTGTCGCAGACTGCGGGTCTGGAGAGCCCCTGGACCTGGCGGTGGCCCTAAGGGACCAGAGGCTGCTGTTCAGCAACCTGAAGTTGGACGCCCTCTTCCCTGAGCTGATGCAACCGGCTGAGATGGTCACAGAGGAGGCACAGAAGGCAGCAAGCAGGGGTCCCATCAGGGATGGAGGGTCCTCTGAGCTTGAAGGGGAGCTTCTGGACATCAGCAAGGATGCCCCAGAGGTGCAGGAGCTGACCCAAGAGGAACGTGACGCCCTGGCTAAGAGTCGCGAGGTGGCCGGGATTGATAACTACAGAGCCTGGGAGAGCATTTTCAGCAAGGAGCTGCGAGGGTGCCAGTGGGAGCCCCAGGAGCAGGCGAGCAGCCTGGCAGCGGGGAATGGGAACCAAGAAAAAGCAGAACGGAATACAAGGCAACTGGCAGAAGGTGCCGAAAGCACCCCAAGAAACGGGAGTGCAGGCGCCACAGGCCTGGCCCCCTGGCAGGACGGGGTTCTGGAAAGGCTGGGGAAGGAGGTGAATATCGCAGAGTACAACATGTACCTGGTGCACCATGGGAGCATGCTGATCCACTTCGGGCAGCTGGAGGCCTGCACTCCCAGGGAGAGGGACTTCGTTTATGGAGCACTGGAGCCCATCGAAGTGGAGACGGTGCATAGCTACAGTGTTCCGTCCAGCTATAGGGCGAAGCGCAGCTTCCTCAAGAATTCTTCCCTTCGGATGAAGCGGTCAACCAAAGAGACTGACACATTTGACCTTGAAGTGTCCGTGGAGGATATCCCGAAGTGCGATGAGGTCAAGGCCATGCTGGTCTGCTCCTTGGAACAGGAGTTGAGGGGACATCCCATCAGCGAGACGGTGACCACGGATGGCCTCTTTGTGGACATCGGGACCCAGACCTACGACTTTGCTTCAGCACCGTTCAGGGCAGGGGCTACCCTAGCTGACATCACAGCCGGCCGGACGCTGGGCCTGCATGTCCAGATTCAGGCGGAGTCCGTCACCAGGAGGTACAAcaaggccagctccatcttcaCCTTCCTGTGCGGCCATACCTTCCGGAGAGATGAGTTCGCCTGGCACTTCCGTAATGTCCACTCAGACTTGTGCTCGGTGCTGGATGGATGGTTCCAGCAGCGCTGCCCGCTGGCCTACCTCGGCTGCACCTACAGACAGACCCGGTTCCAGCCATCCACTCACAGGGCCACCGTCACCTATGATGGGGACTCTGGCACCTTCACAGTCAGGCCGCAGGTGCCGGCGGAGCTGCTCGGGGGGGGGGCCCGCGGCCCGGACGGCCTCAGCAAGCTCCCGTTGGAGGTGCTACAGAGCGTCGCCAGCTACCTGGACAGTTTCAGCCTGTCCCAGCTGTCCCAGGTGTCCCGGTTAATGAGGGACGTATGTGCCACACTGCTACAGGACAGGGGAATGGTTTCTCTGAGGTGGGAGCGGGAGACTGACCCTGATGGGAAGTCCAGCTGGAGGAACAGAGTAAAGGTGAGCTCTAACATAGTAACACACAGCACAGTCTAATACAGTaccacacacagcacagactAACGCAGTACCATGCATAGCACGGAGTGTCTAATGCAGTaccacacacagcacagactAATACAGTaccacacacagcacagactAACGCAGTACCATGCATAGCACGGAGTGTCTAATGCAGTaccacacacagcacagactAACACAGTACCATGCACAGCACAGTCTAATGCAGAACCACACATAGCACAGAGTATCTAGCATAGTACCATGCACAGCACAGTCTATCTAATGCAGTACCACACATAGTACAATCTGTCTAATGCGGTACCACGCACAGTACAGCCAGTCCATATGAGACTGTGCATCTCCCAAGTTTTCCAGTGGATTTTTCCAGTGCCTGCACTGTGCATCAGCAGTATTATTACTATAAATAAACGGATGCTGAGTGTGGGCCTCCCTGCTGTCGCTCAGGCATCCG is part of the Paramormyrops kingsleyae isolate MSU_618 chromosome 17, PKINGS_0.4, whole genome shotgun sequence genome and encodes:
- the LOC111841497 gene encoding F-box only protein 40-like, whose product is MPHKGTDVKVSECRRTNIRSEDPQNLNGQMGQNKEPTAGQHEHCRACFRVQCRVPPAPPVSCATISCQLLCGAIFHRCKEEEHRMLCPRETVPCLNADYGCPFTLPRCRLARHLQACPASLVTCSLDWNRWPATEADAAFCRSVVADCGSGEPLDLAVALRDQRLLFSNLKLDALFPELMQPAEMVTEEAQKAASRGPIRDGGSSELEGELLDISKDAPEVQELTQEERDALAKSREVAGIDNYRAWESIFSKELRGCQWEPQEQASSLAAGNGNQEKAERNTRQLAEGAESTPRNGSAGATGLAPWQDGVLERLGKEVNIAEYNMYLVHHGSMLIHFGQLEACTPRERDFVYGALEPIEVETVHSYSVPSSYRAKRSFLKNSSLRMKRSTKETDTFDLEVSVEDIPKCDEVKAMLVCSLEQELRGHPISETVTTDGLFVDIGTQTYDFASAPFRAGATLADITAGRTLGLHVQIQAESVTRRYNKASSIFTFLCGHTFRRDEFAWHFRNVHSDLCSVLDGWFQQRCPLAYLGCTYRQTRFQPSTHRATVTYDGDSGTFTVRPQVPAELLGGGARGPDGLSKLPLEVLQSVASYLDSFSLSQLSQVSRLMRDVCATLLQDRGMVSLRWERETDPDGKSSWRNRVKVWQFSSSFSAVQQWRFDDMPSMAEHLRACPFYETEERSRPVALVGLSDGPVCLPASALSLSGSPEP